The Kineothrix sp. MB12-C1 genome includes a window with the following:
- the mutL gene encoding DNA mismatch repair endonuclease MutL, translating into MAQINVLSKETIDKIAAGEVVERPSSVVKELLENALDAGATVVTVEIKEGGISFLRVTDNGCGIEKDQVSKAFLRHATSKINTVEDLIHIASLGFRGEALSSIAAVSKLELITKVGRDLTGIRYLIEGGVEKEAEEIGAPDGTTIIVRNLFFNTPVRKKFLKQPQTEGSYISDLMEHMVLSHPHVSFQYINNGQSRFHTSGNGNLQEIIYRIYGRDISRSLLPVDIEENGIRMSGFIGKPDINRANRSFEIYFVNGRFIKSSVIGKAIEEGYKKYVMQHKFPFVVLHFQINSEEIDVNVHPTKMEVRFTEQKKLYDFIAGHIERNLHRTELIPEVSLQEPKKEVTQTVRPSAVPEPFEVNRRLQDQKNQVDRREALPTPGITASVKSLSIVKEELPYEGKNENAESEEDFFIESRTPSHKEEPTQRIEVGESQDAKEQDEPSYHAMKEDEILVTEKPEQLNLFEEKLLSEEARAHYRILGQIFDTYWLVAFSDKLFIIDQHAAHEKVKYEKFIKELEERQVQSQLVLPPVIVTLSGREENVLKEFMDSFANMGFEIELFGGNEYAIRSVPTDLYGCSESSLFTEMLDELADGPPKGAPAVINRRIATMACKAAVKGNMSFSFAEMEALIDELLLLDDPYHCPHGRPTIISMSKYEIEKKFKRIV; encoded by the coding sequence ATGGCGCAAATTAATGTACTGAGTAAAGAAACCATAGATAAAATTGCTGCAGGCGAGGTAGTGGAACGTCCGTCCAGTGTGGTGAAGGAACTGCTTGAGAACGCATTGGATGCAGGAGCAACGGTTGTTACTGTGGAGATTAAGGAAGGGGGTATATCCTTTCTTCGAGTGACGGACAACGGCTGCGGTATTGAGAAAGATCAGGTGTCAAAAGCTTTTTTGCGGCATGCCACGAGTAAAATTAATACAGTAGAGGATTTAATACATATTGCGAGCCTTGGATTTCGCGGAGAGGCTCTATCCAGTATTGCTGCGGTATCAAAGCTTGAACTGATAACAAAAGTGGGAAGAGATCTTACGGGTATCCGCTATCTTATTGAGGGTGGAGTAGAAAAGGAAGCAGAAGAAATAGGGGCACCGGATGGGACCACAATTATCGTTAGAAATCTTTTCTTTAATACCCCTGTGCGGAAGAAATTCTTAAAGCAGCCTCAAACCGAGGGCAGTTATATTTCTGACTTAATGGAGCATATGGTGTTATCGCATCCTCATGTCTCCTTTCAATATATCAACAACGGACAGAGCCGGTTTCATACTTCAGGAAATGGTAATTTACAGGAAATTATTTATCGTATTTATGGCAGGGATATTTCCCGGTCGCTGCTTCCTGTGGATATTGAAGAAAATGGAATCCGTATGTCCGGCTTTATCGGTAAGCCGGATATCAATCGGGCGAACCGAAGCTTTGAGATTTATTTTGTGAACGGACGCTTTATTAAGAGTAGTGTGATAGGCAAAGCGATTGAAGAAGGATATAAGAAATATGTAATGCAGCATAAGTTTCCTTTTGTTGTCCTGCATTTCCAAATAAATTCTGAAGAGATAGATGTAAATGTACACCCTACCAAAATGGAAGTACGTTTCACCGAACAAAAGAAGCTTTACGATTTTATTGCAGGGCATATCGAGCGAAATCTTCATAGGACGGAATTGATTCCTGAAGTTTCTTTGCAGGAGCCTAAAAAGGAAGTGACGCAAACCGTTAGACCCAGTGCCGTCCCGGAACCTTTTGAAGTGAACAGGAGGCTGCAAGATCAGAAGAATCAGGTGGATAGAAGGGAAGCCCTTCCGACTCCCGGCATTACTGCATCTGTGAAAAGCTTATCTATTGTAAAAGAAGAGCTGCCCTATGAAGGAAAGAATGAAAATGCAGAATCTGAGGAAGACTTCTTTATAGAAAGCCGGACTCCTTCGCATAAAGAAGAACCTACCCAAAGAATAGAGGTCGGAGAATCGCAGGATGCCAAAGAGCAGGATGAACCTTCTTATCACGCCATGAAAGAGGATGAGATCCTTGTTACGGAGAAGCCGGAACAGCTTAACTTATTTGAAGAAAAGCTGCTAAGCGAGGAAGCTCGGGCACATTATCGTATTCTGGGACAGATTTTCGACACTTATTGGCTTGTGGCATTTTCCGATAAGCTGTTTATTATCGATCAGCATGCAGCCCACGAGAAAGTAAAATATGAGAAGTTTATCAAAGAATTGGAAGAGCGTCAGGTACAGTCTCAGTTAGTGCTTCCACCCGTTATTGTAACTCTTTCAGGGCGTGAAGAGAATGTTTTAAAAGAATTCATGGATAGCTTTGCGAATATGGGATTTGAGATAGAGCTTTTCGGCGGTAATGAATATGCCATAAGAAGTGTGCCGACAGACTTATACGGCTGCAGTGAAAGCAGCTTGTTTACTGAAATGTTGGATGAATTAGCGGATGGCCCTCCCAAAGGTGCTCCCGCTGTCATTAACAGAAGGATTGCAACGATGGCGTGTAAGGCGGCGGTTAAGGGAAATATGTCGTTTAGTTTTGCAGAGATGGAAGCCTTAATCGATGAACTGCTTTTGTTGGATGATCCTTATCACTGCCCTCATGGGAGGCCGACTATTATTTCTATGAGTAAATATGAAATAGAGAAAAAGTTCAAACGAATTGTATAG
- the miaA gene encoding tRNA (adenosine(37)-N6)-dimethylallyltransferase MiaA has product MKKTNKPLIILTGPTAVGKSALSIQLAKEVGGEIISADSMQVYRHMDIGSAKIRPEEMGGIPHHMVNILEPKEEFNVVLFQKIAKECMEGIYQKGRVPIIVGGTGFYIQSILYDIDFTKNEENTAYRQRLEELVRTKGNGVLHQMLEEVDKAAADAIHENNVKRVIRALEFHMLTGHKISEHNELQREKISAYCSCYFVLNDRRDLLYERIDKRVDLMMQEGLVDEVKRLQEMGCNKNMVSMQGLGYKEILSALEGEISLEEAVYLIKRDTRHFAKRQLTWFRREKDVIWMNKDEFSYDERAILDAMMKKYEEIINNV; this is encoded by the coding sequence ATGAAGAAGACAAATAAACCTCTTATTATTTTAACAGGTCCCACGGCAGTGGGGAAGAGCGCATTATCCATTCAGTTGGCGAAAGAAGTGGGCGGGGAGATTATCTCCGCCGATTCCATGCAAGTATATCGCCATATGGATATCGGTTCTGCGAAAATACGACCGGAGGAAATGGGAGGCATCCCTCATCATATGGTAAATATCCTGGAGCCGAAAGAAGAATTCAATGTGGTTCTTTTTCAGAAGATTGCAAAAGAGTGTATGGAGGGAATCTATCAAAAGGGTAGGGTTCCTATTATCGTAGGAGGAACCGGGTTTTATATCCAATCCATTCTTTATGATATTGATTTTACAAAAAATGAAGAAAATACAGCTTATAGGCAGAGATTAGAGGAGCTTGTAAGGACAAAAGGAAATGGAGTGCTCCATCAGATGCTGGAAGAAGTGGATAAGGCTGCCGCTGATGCCATTCATGAAAACAATGTGAAGCGGGTGATACGAGCGCTGGAATTTCACATGCTCACCGGTCATAAGATATCGGAACACAACGAATTGCAGCGTGAAAAGATTTCTGCATACTGTTCCTGTTATTTCGTGTTAAATGATAGAAGGGATTTGCTTTATGAGAGAATCGATAAGCGGGTAGACCTTATGATGCAGGAAGGCTTGGTCGATGAAGTGAAAAGACTGCAAGAGATGGGATGCAATAAAAATATGGTATCTATGCAAGGACTTGGCTATAAGGAGATATTAAGTGCCTTGGAAGGAGAGATATCTCTGGAAGAAGCGGTATATTTGATCAAAAGAGATACCAGGCATTTTGCTAAGCGGCAGCTTACTTGGTTTCGCAGAGAAAAAGATGTGATATGGATGAACAAGGATGAATTTTCCTATGATGAAAGAGCCATTTTGGATGCAATGATGAAAAAATATGAGGAGATAATTAACAATGTCTGA
- a CDS encoding methionine gamma-lyase family protein translates to MSETMEMYEALGISKVVYSYGEKIWKELIQRFEEVDRIAEYNQLKVVKAMQEAKVSEACLLGTTGYGYNDMGRDTLETIYAHIFHTEDALVRPQITCGTHALALALLSNLRPGDELLSPVGKPYDTLEEVIGIRPSRGSLAEYGITYRQVDLLSDGEFDYEGIRKAIHDKTKLVTIQRSKGYQTRPTLSVKRIGELISFIKDIRPDIICMVDNCYGEFVETIEPSDVGADMVVGSLIKNPGGGLAPTGGYIAGKRECVENASCRLTSPGLSKEVGASLGILPSFYQGLFLAPTVTASALKGAVFAANLYERFGFDVVPGGAQSRHDIIQAVTFGTPEGVISFCKGIQAAAPVDSFVTPEPWDMPGYDSQVIMAAGAFVSGSSIELSADGPIKPPFAVYFQGGLTWPHAKFGILKTVQQLLDDGVISMDNLK, encoded by the coding sequence ATGTCTGAAACGATGGAGATGTATGAAGCTCTTGGAATATCGAAGGTTGTGTATTCCTATGGGGAAAAGATATGGAAGGAACTGATACAGCGTTTTGAGGAAGTGGATAGAATAGCTGAATATAATCAGCTTAAAGTCGTTAAAGCGATGCAGGAAGCAAAGGTGAGTGAAGCCTGTCTGCTCGGTACTACGGGCTATGGATATAACGATATGGGACGGGATACTCTGGAAACGATCTACGCTCATATTTTTCATACGGAAGATGCTCTGGTACGTCCTCAGATTACATGCGGCACTCATGCATTGGCCTTGGCTCTTCTTAGCAATCTAAGGCCCGGAGATGAACTTCTTTCTCCGGTAGGAAAGCCCTATGATACTTTAGAAGAGGTAATAGGTATCCGCCCGTCCAGAGGTTCTTTGGCGGAATATGGCATTACCTATAGACAGGTGGATTTGCTTTCCGACGGAGAATTTGATTATGAGGGAATCCGAAAGGCTATTCATGATAAGACGAAGTTAGTTACTATTCAGCGCTCCAAAGGATATCAGACAAGGCCCACGCTGTCGGTGAAGAGAATCGGAGAGCTGATTTCCTTTATTAAAGATATCAGGCCGGATATTATATGCATGGTGGACAACTGTTATGGAGAGTTCGTGGAGACGATAGAACCTTCGGATGTAGGTGCGGATATGGTGGTAGGTTCTTTGATTAAGAATCCGGGCGGCGGTCTGGCTCCTACAGGAGGATATATTGCCGGAAAAAGGGAATGTGTAGAAAACGCTTCGTGCCGCCTCACATCTCCCGGACTATCTAAAGAAGTAGGCGCTTCTCTGGGAATATTACCGTCCTTTTATCAAGGACTTTTTCTCGCACCTACGGTAACAGCAAGTGCTCTGAAGGGAGCTGTCTTTGCGGCCAATTTATATGAGCGCTTTGGCTTTGATGTGGTGCCGGGGGGTGCACAATCCCGGCATGATATTATACAAGCGGTGACGTTTGGAACGCCTGAAGGTGTAATTTCTTTTTGTAAAGGAATTCAGGCAGCGGCTCCGGTGGATAGCTTTGTTACGCCGGAACCATGGGATATGCCCGGTTATGACAGCCAAGTTATTATGGCAGCCGGGGCTTTCGTCTCCGGTTCCTCTATCGAACTATCGGCAGACGGACCGATTAAGCCGCCTTTTGCCGTATATTTTCAGGGCGGTTTGACATGGCCGCATGCGAAGTTCGGTATTCTGAAAACGGTACAGCAGCTTCTGGATGACGGTGTAATCTCCATGGATAATTTAAAGTGA
- a CDS encoding DUF4321 domain-containing protein, which yields MRKKNNWTCLLLILAGIVLGGFVGSLFPNSWVNFGQTFGLTSPVILDLGILSITFALTIKITIASIIGIFAGIVIFRFI from the coding sequence ATGCGTAAGAAAAATAACTGGACTTGTCTTTTGTTAATCCTTGCCGGTATTGTTCTCGGTGGATTTGTCGGAAGCCTTTTTCCTAATTCGTGGGTGAATTTTGGACAGACCTTCGGGTTGACCAGCCCGGTTATCTTGGACCTCGGTATTTTGAGCATTACCTTTGCTCTGACCATTAAGATAACGATAGCGAGCATTATCGGTATTTTTGCAGGTATTGTTATTTTCCGTTTTATATAG
- the radC gene encoding RadC family protein gives MNSKSLIQTSSNNAELPYEKFLRRGAGALTEAELLAIIIRTGTVESSPVELGEEILGLASVKENGLNGLHNVTVKELMSIKGIGEVKAVKIKCLAELSMRMAMARAGEKLQFLNPSSVAGYYMEKLRHEKKERVMLLLLDNRSCLLEECLLSIGTVNTSLLSPREVFVTALKAEAVYIMLLHNHPSGDPAPSKQDMMITDKIKRIGSMIDIELLDHIIIGDNKYMSFKEAGLL, from the coding sequence ATGAATAGTAAAAGTCTGATCCAGACATCATCCAACAATGCAGAGCTGCCTTATGAGAAATTCTTAAGACGGGGAGCGGGAGCATTAACAGAGGCGGAACTTCTTGCCATTATCATTCGCACAGGTACTGTGGAAAGTTCTCCGGTGGAACTGGGAGAAGAGATACTTGGACTTGCTTCTGTGAAAGAAAACGGACTTAACGGTCTTCATAACGTGACAGTTAAGGAGTTGATGAGTATTAAGGGAATCGGAGAGGTGAAGGCGGTAAAAATCAAATGCCTTGCTGAGCTTTCTATGCGTATGGCTATGGCCAGAGCCGGGGAAAAGCTGCAATTTCTTAATCCATCTTCGGTGGCAGGTTATTACATGGAGAAGCTTAGGCATGAGAAGAAAGAAAGAGTAATGCTTCTTCTTTTGGATAATCGTTCCTGCCTTTTGGAAGAATGTCTTTTGTCTATAGGTACAGTGAATACCTCATTGCTTTCACCGAGAGAAGTATTTGTGACAGCGCTGAAAGCGGAGGCTGTTTATATCATGCTTCTTCACAATCACCCGAGTGGAGACCCAGCTCCAAGCAAGCAGGATATGATGATTACGGACAAGATAAAAAGGATAGGCAGTATGATCGATATCGAGCTTCTCGATCATATCATTATCGGAGATAACAAATATATGAGCTTTAAAGAAGCTGGTTTACTATAG
- the mreB gene encoding rod shape-determining protein, with amino-acid sequence MGNNSFGIDLGTSNIKIYSKNDDNVITEKNMIAIENKNTLFAYGNSAFEMYEKAPANIHISYPLSNGVIADIKNMQTLIKYFIGDLVKGNLKPSDYYIAVPTDVTEVEKRAFYDLIKDANVKSRKIMVVEKAVADGLGMDIDVKNSQGVLVVNVGYDTTEISILSLGGIVLSRLIKVGGQKFDDAIRAAVRREFSLIIGGKTAENVKIALRDLDKEQKDAIVYGRDIVTGLPVERAIPTALVDESLKENFNTIIDNIKVILERTPPELAADIYKHGIYLTGGASQVNHLAELMSNGTGLKVQVSENPMTSVALGLSKIIKEDNYKSVAYAIEGMSK; translated from the coding sequence TTGGGAAACAATTCATTCGGTATTGACTTGGGAACAAGCAATATCAAAATCTACAGTAAGAACGATGACAATGTTATAACAGAAAAGAATATGATTGCCATCGAAAATAAAAACACACTTTTTGCTTATGGAAATTCCGCTTTTGAAATGTACGAAAAGGCACCTGCAAATATTCATATTTCTTATCCGCTGAGCAATGGTGTAATTGCCGATATTAAGAATATGCAGACATTGATAAAATATTTTATCGGTGACTTAGTAAAGGGGAATTTAAAGCCTTCCGATTACTATATTGCGGTACCTACCGATGTAACCGAGGTGGAAAAAAGAGCTTTTTATGATTTGATTAAAGATGCCAATGTGAAATCCAGAAAGATTATGGTGGTGGAAAAAGCCGTAGCCGATGGACTTGGCATGGATATCGATGTGAAGAATTCACAAGGTGTTCTCGTTGTAAATGTAGGTTATGATACGACAGAAATTTCTATCCTTTCCTTAGGCGGTATTGTGCTCAGTCGATTGATCAAGGTGGGCGGACAGAAGTTTGACGATGCTATTCGTGCGGCAGTGCGCCGTGAATTCAGCCTGATTATCGGTGGGAAAACAGCAGAGAATGTAAAGATTGCTTTACGTGACTTAGACAAGGAACAAAAAGATGCGATTGTATATGGAAGAGATATCGTGACTGGTCTTCCGGTAGAACGGGCTATTCCTACTGCTTTAGTGGATGAATCTTTAAAAGAAAACTTCAATACAATTATTGATAACATAAAAGTTATTTTGGAGAGAACTCCTCCGGAACTTGCAGCAGATATATACAAGCATGGAATTTATTTAACAGGAGGTGCTTCACAAGTGAATCATCTGGCAGAGCTGATGAGCAACGGTACGGGGCTCAAGGTACAAGTTTCTGAGAATCCGATGACGAGCGTAGCGCTGGGACTTTCCAAAATTATTAAAGAAGATAATTATAAATCAGTAGCATATGCGATTGAAGGAATGAGCAAATGA
- the mreC gene encoding rod shape-determining protein MreC, with amino-acid sequence MSPIIKKRGEKFTLPSKYLLFILTILCAGSIILTFNTNIFSGPLNTAVGYVIVPFERGISSAGKWLSSRSEELAQIRDLLRENKELKAQIDELTIDNTTLQQDRYELTNLRELYKLDAQYEGYEKVGARIIARDAGNWFHSFVIDKGEADGIQVDMNVIAGSGLVGRVVDVGPNWAKVSSIIADNSNVSGQILATADNLIVSGDLELYAAGVIRFEQLVDSADKVVEGDKIVTSNISDKYLPNILIGYISTLTIDSNNITKSGLLTPAVDFEHLKEVLVILEQKQTLE; translated from the coding sequence ATGAGTCCAATAATAAAGAAAAGAGGAGAGAAGTTTACATTACCAAGTAAATATCTCCTTTTTATTTTAACAATTCTTTGTGCAGGCAGTATTATCCTCACATTTAATACGAATATTTTCAGCGGCCCGCTAAATACTGCGGTAGGTTATGTTATTGTACCCTTCGAACGGGGGATCAGTTCCGCGGGAAAATGGTTGTCCAGCCGCTCAGAAGAATTAGCGCAGATTAGAGATCTTCTGAGGGAAAATAAGGAACTGAAGGCTCAAATCGATGAGCTTACTATCGACAATACAACGCTGCAGCAGGATAGGTATGAGCTTACTAATTTAAGAGAGCTTTATAAGCTCGATGCTCAGTATGAAGGCTATGAGAAAGTTGGGGCCAGAATTATCGCAAGGGATGCGGGTAATTGGTTTCATTCCTTTGTCATCGATAAGGGAGAAGCGGATGGCATTCAGGTGGATATGAATGTAATAGCCGGAAGCGGCCTGGTAGGACGTGTCGTAGATGTGGGTCCTAATTGGGCTAAAGTCTCCTCTATTATTGCGGATAATTCCAATGTCAGCGGTCAAATATTGGCGACGGCAGATAACCTTATCGTATCCGGTGATTTAGAGCTATATGCTGCCGGTGTCATTCGATTCGAACAGCTTGTGGATAGCGCAGATAAAGTGGTGGAGGGAGATAAAATCGTCACTTCCAATATTAGCGACAAATACCTCCCTAATATCTTAATCGGTTATATCAGTACCCTGACGATTGATTCCAATAATATTACGAAGTCGGGACTGCTGACTCCCGCCGTAGATTTCGAGCATTTGAAAGAGGTACTTGTAATTCTTGAACAGAAGCAGACACTGGAGTGA
- the mreD gene encoding rod shape-determining protein MreD, whose protein sequence is MKRVVVVTFLIFICFLLQCTVFQALAFGGIVPNLLIVLTASFGFMRGERSGLLIGFLSGLFIDIFFGDVIGFYALLYMYIGYTNGKFNRIFYPEDIKLPIVLIIGSDLFYGLVCYLLLFLMRARFNIVHYFRHIILPEIVYTIVITIFLYPIILWINRKLENSEKRGAKKFV, encoded by the coding sequence ATGAAGCGCGTAGTCGTTGTGACATTTTTAATATTTATATGTTTTCTCTTGCAGTGTACGGTGTTTCAGGCCCTTGCATTCGGAGGAATTGTTCCTAATTTGCTCATTGTGCTCACTGCGTCCTTCGGATTTATGAGAGGGGAAAGGAGCGGCCTTCTTATTGGTTTTTTGAGCGGTCTTTTTATCGATATATTTTTTGGTGATGTTATTGGGTTTTATGCACTTCTTTACATGTATATAGGATATACCAACGGCAAGTTCAACCGAATTTTTTATCCTGAGGATATCAAGCTTCCCATTGTGCTCATTATCGGCAGCGATTTGTTTTATGGTCTGGTATGCTACCTCCTGCTCTTTTTGATGCGTGCCAGGTTCAATATTGTCCATTACTTCAGGCACATTATTCTTCCTGAAATTGTTTACACCATTGTTATTACGATTTTTCTGTATCCCATTATACTTTGGATTAACCGTAAACTAGAAAATAGCGAGAAAAGGGGTGCAAAGAAATTTGTTTAA